A genomic stretch from Hemicordylus capensis ecotype Gifberg chromosome 1, rHemCap1.1.pri, whole genome shotgun sequence includes:
- the ALDH3B1 gene encoding aldehyde dehydrogenase family 3 member B1 isoform X2: protein MNPYAGLVDCLRATWLTGKTRPVEYRREQLEALGRFLDERKQDIINALHQDLRKPPFETELSELSLTRNEVNCALNNLCCWMKDECVHKNLATKLDCAFIRKDPFGVVVIIATYNYPINLALIPLVGAIAAGNCVILKPSELSTCTERLLADTLPCYLDPDTFAVVTGSHEETGQLLKNKFDYIFFTGSPRVGKIIMAAAVEHLTPLTLELGGKNPCYVDKCCNFQNAANRIVWAKYFNAGQTCIAPDYVICTVETQERLMPCLRQAIREFYGCFPQDSADFGRLINDKHFRRVRALLDCGRLAIGGETDECDRYVAPTVLADVKPWEPVMQEEVFGPILPIVTVGDLDEAIAFINCRERPLSAYAFSCDCKVVNRFLDCTSSGGFCGNDCLMQTTLVSLPFGGIGNSGFGKYHGKFTFDTFSHHRGCLHRCMGLETINQLRYPPYTEHNLGLLLTSTEVKRKGMCTLL, encoded by the exons ATGAATCCCTATGCTGGCCTGGTAGACTGTTTGCGGGCCACTTGGCTAACAGGAAAGACGCGCCCTGTGGAGTATCGGAGAGAGCAGCTGGAGGCGCTTGGTCGCTTTCTGGATGAGAGGAAGCAAGATATTATAAATGCCTTGCACCAAGATCTGCGCAAG CCCCCTTTTGAGACGGAGCTCTCTGAGCTTTCCCTCACTAGGAATGAGGTGAACTGTGCACTCAACAACCTGTGCTGCTGGATGAAGGATGAATGCGTGCACAAGAACCTA GCCACAAAGCTTGACTGTGCCTTCATCCGTAAGGATCCCTTTGGAGTGGTAGTCATCATTGCAACCTACAACTACCCCATCAACCTTGCCTTGATACCACTGGTGGGAGCTATTGCAGCTG GGAACTGTGTGATTCTCAAACCTTCAGAACTAAGCACCTGCACTGAAAGACTCCTTGCTGATACACTACCTTGCTATCTTGACCCG GATACCTTTGCGGTGGTGACAGGCAGCCATGAAGAGACCGGTCAGTTACTGAAGAACAAGTTTGATTACATCTTCTTCACAG GAAGTCCCCGGGTGGGGAAGATCATTATGGCTGCAGCGGTCGAACACCTGACACCTCTgactctggagctgggaggcaaaaATCCCTGCTATGTGGACAAGTGCTGCAACTTCCAGAATGCAGCCAACCGCATCGTATGGGCCAAGTACTTCAATGCTGGCCAGACCTGCATTGCGCCAGACTATGTGATCTGCACCGTGGAGACGCAGGAGAGGCTGATGCCTTGCTTGCGCCAGGCTATCCGTGAGTTCTATGGCTGCTTTCCTCAGGACTCGGCCGACTTTGGCCGCTTGATCAACGACAAGCACTTCCGCCGTGTACGAGCCCTGCTGGATTGTGGTCGATTGGCCATTGGTGGAGAGACAGATGAGTGTGACCGCTACGTTG CCCCGACTGTGCTGGCTGATGTGAAGCCATGGGAGCCAGTCATGCAAGAGGAGGTCTTTGGGCCCATCTTGCCCATCGTCACCGTGGGAGACTTAGACGAAGCCATCGCATTCATCAACTGCAGGGAACGCCCGCTGTCTGCCTATGCCTTTTCCTGTGACTGCAAG gTTGTAAACCGGTTTTTGGACTGCACCAGCAGTGGTGGCTTTTGTGGCAATGACTGCTTGATGCAAACTACATTGGTCTCCCTCCCATTTGGTGGCATTG GAAACAGTGGGTTTGGGAAGTACCATGGCAAGTTCACGTTTGACACATTCTCTCATCATCGCGGCTGCCTCCACCGCTGCATGGGCCTGGAGACAATCAACCAGCTTCGTTACCCACCCTATACCGAGCACAACCTGGGGTTGCTACTCACCTCAACAGAGGTCAAGCGCAAAGGCATGTGCACCCTGCTGTGA
- the ALDH3B1 gene encoding aldehyde dehydrogenase family 3 member B1 isoform X1, whose product MERAGEIIQNVFSGQWQDISQQHQVPQAPNQGKNTQSTTSGGQQNVRPSQQKFQDVPLQSEDQQQNTSCPGQQNVRPQCQTLQLPSQSENRQNTSSAEHNLRPSQQQRFQGVSLQSSDRQSSAWQSTGCSGRQPSCSGQQPTRPQPKPQELPKQSSDSQSICSSGQQNISQRQHKFQELPQQQSEDKPSVSMNPYAGLVDCLRATWLTGKTRPVEYRREQLEALGRFLDERKQDIINALHQDLRKPPFETELSELSLTRNEVNCALNNLCCWMKDECVHKNLATKLDCAFIRKDPFGVVVIIATYNYPINLALIPLVGAIAAGNCVILKPSELSTCTERLLADTLPCYLDPDTFAVVTGSHEETGQLLKNKFDYIFFTGSPRVGKIIMAAAVEHLTPLTLELGGKNPCYVDKCCNFQNAANRIVWAKYFNAGQTCIAPDYVICTVETQERLMPCLRQAIREFYGCFPQDSADFGRLINDKHFRRVRALLDCGRLAIGGETDECDRYVAPTVLADVKPWEPVMQEEVFGPILPIVTVGDLDEAIAFINCRERPLSAYAFSCDCKVVNRFLDCTSSGGFCGNDCLMQTTLVSLPFGGIGNSGFGKYHGKFTFDTFSHHRGCLHRCMGLETINQLRYPPYTEHNLGLLLTSTEVKRKGMCTLL is encoded by the exons CTGGAGAAATAATCCAAAATGTATTCTCAGGACAGTGGCAGGACATAAGTCAACAACATCAAGTTCCACAAGCTCCCAaccaaggcaaaaacacacagaGCACCACCTCTGGAGGACAACAAAATGTGAGACCATCACAACAAAAATTCCAGGATGTTCCACTCCAAAGTGAAGACCAGCAGCAGAATACTAGCTGTCCAGGGCAACAAAATGTGAGACCACAATGCCAAACTCTGCAGCTTCCCAGCCAAAGTGAAAACAGGCAGAACACCAGCTCTGCAGAACACAATCTGAGACCATCACAACAACAAAGGTTCCAGGGCGTTTCCCTCCAAAGCAGTGACAGGCAAAGTAGTGCTTGGCAAAGCACTGGCTGCTCAGGACGGCAGCCTAGCTGCTCAGGacagcagcctaccagaccacaACCCAAACCCCAGGAACTTCCCAAACAAAGTAGTGACAGTCAGAGCATTTGCTCTTCAGGACAGCAGAATATAAGTCAACGACAACACAAATTCCAGGAACTTCCCCAACAACAGAGCGAAGACAAGCCAAGTGTTAG TATGAATCCCTATGCTGGCCTGGTAGACTGTTTGCGGGCCACTTGGCTAACAGGAAAGACGCGCCCTGTGGAGTATCGGAGAGAGCAGCTGGAGGCGCTTGGTCGCTTTCTGGATGAGAGGAAGCAAGATATTATAAATGCCTTGCACCAAGATCTGCGCAAG CCCCCTTTTGAGACGGAGCTCTCTGAGCTTTCCCTCACTAGGAATGAGGTGAACTGTGCACTCAACAACCTGTGCTGCTGGATGAAGGATGAATGCGTGCACAAGAACCTA GCCACAAAGCTTGACTGTGCCTTCATCCGTAAGGATCCCTTTGGAGTGGTAGTCATCATTGCAACCTACAACTACCCCATCAACCTTGCCTTGATACCACTGGTGGGAGCTATTGCAGCTG GGAACTGTGTGATTCTCAAACCTTCAGAACTAAGCACCTGCACTGAAAGACTCCTTGCTGATACACTACCTTGCTATCTTGACCCG GATACCTTTGCGGTGGTGACAGGCAGCCATGAAGAGACCGGTCAGTTACTGAAGAACAAGTTTGATTACATCTTCTTCACAG GAAGTCCCCGGGTGGGGAAGATCATTATGGCTGCAGCGGTCGAACACCTGACACCTCTgactctggagctgggaggcaaaaATCCCTGCTATGTGGACAAGTGCTGCAACTTCCAGAATGCAGCCAACCGCATCGTATGGGCCAAGTACTTCAATGCTGGCCAGACCTGCATTGCGCCAGACTATGTGATCTGCACCGTGGAGACGCAGGAGAGGCTGATGCCTTGCTTGCGCCAGGCTATCCGTGAGTTCTATGGCTGCTTTCCTCAGGACTCGGCCGACTTTGGCCGCTTGATCAACGACAAGCACTTCCGCCGTGTACGAGCCCTGCTGGATTGTGGTCGATTGGCCATTGGTGGAGAGACAGATGAGTGTGACCGCTACGTTG CCCCGACTGTGCTGGCTGATGTGAAGCCATGGGAGCCAGTCATGCAAGAGGAGGTCTTTGGGCCCATCTTGCCCATCGTCACCGTGGGAGACTTAGACGAAGCCATCGCATTCATCAACTGCAGGGAACGCCCGCTGTCTGCCTATGCCTTTTCCTGTGACTGCAAG gTTGTAAACCGGTTTTTGGACTGCACCAGCAGTGGTGGCTTTTGTGGCAATGACTGCTTGATGCAAACTACATTGGTCTCCCTCCCATTTGGTGGCATTG GAAACAGTGGGTTTGGGAAGTACCATGGCAAGTTCACGTTTGACACATTCTCTCATCATCGCGGCTGCCTCCACCGCTGCATGGGCCTGGAGACAATCAACCAGCTTCGTTACCCACCCTATACCGAGCACAACCTGGGGTTGCTACTCACCTCAACAGAGGTCAAGCGCAAAGGCATGTGCACCCTGCTGTGA
- the ALDH3B1 gene encoding aldehyde dehydrogenase family 3 member B1 isoform X3, translated as MTRGNCVILKPSELSTCTERLLADTLPCYLDPDTFAVVTGSHEETGQLLKNKFDYIFFTGSPRVGKIIMAAAVEHLTPLTLELGGKNPCYVDKCCNFQNAANRIVWAKYFNAGQTCIAPDYVICTVETQERLMPCLRQAIREFYGCFPQDSADFGRLINDKHFRRVRALLDCGRLAIGGETDECDRYVAPTVLADVKPWEPVMQEEVFGPILPIVTVGDLDEAIAFINCRERPLSAYAFSCDCKVVNRFLDCTSSGGFCGNDCLMQTTLVSLPFGGIGNSGFGKYHGKFTFDTFSHHRGCLHRCMGLETINQLRYPPYTEHNLGLLLTSTEVKRKGMCTLL; from the exons ATGACTAGAG GGAACTGTGTGATTCTCAAACCTTCAGAACTAAGCACCTGCACTGAAAGACTCCTTGCTGATACACTACCTTGCTATCTTGACCCG GATACCTTTGCGGTGGTGACAGGCAGCCATGAAGAGACCGGTCAGTTACTGAAGAACAAGTTTGATTACATCTTCTTCACAG GAAGTCCCCGGGTGGGGAAGATCATTATGGCTGCAGCGGTCGAACACCTGACACCTCTgactctggagctgggaggcaaaaATCCCTGCTATGTGGACAAGTGCTGCAACTTCCAGAATGCAGCCAACCGCATCGTATGGGCCAAGTACTTCAATGCTGGCCAGACCTGCATTGCGCCAGACTATGTGATCTGCACCGTGGAGACGCAGGAGAGGCTGATGCCTTGCTTGCGCCAGGCTATCCGTGAGTTCTATGGCTGCTTTCCTCAGGACTCGGCCGACTTTGGCCGCTTGATCAACGACAAGCACTTCCGCCGTGTACGAGCCCTGCTGGATTGTGGTCGATTGGCCATTGGTGGAGAGACAGATGAGTGTGACCGCTACGTTG CCCCGACTGTGCTGGCTGATGTGAAGCCATGGGAGCCAGTCATGCAAGAGGAGGTCTTTGGGCCCATCTTGCCCATCGTCACCGTGGGAGACTTAGACGAAGCCATCGCATTCATCAACTGCAGGGAACGCCCGCTGTCTGCCTATGCCTTTTCCTGTGACTGCAAG gTTGTAAACCGGTTTTTGGACTGCACCAGCAGTGGTGGCTTTTGTGGCAATGACTGCTTGATGCAAACTACATTGGTCTCCCTCCCATTTGGTGGCATTG GAAACAGTGGGTTTGGGAAGTACCATGGCAAGTTCACGTTTGACACATTCTCTCATCATCGCGGCTGCCTCCACCGCTGCATGGGCCTGGAGACAATCAACCAGCTTCGTTACCCACCCTATACCGAGCACAACCTGGGGTTGCTACTCACCTCAACAGAGGTCAAGCGCAAAGGCATGTGCACCCTGCTGTGA